GGAGAGAACTCGACATAACAACGAGTACGATATACCGTGGGCGGAGTTTTCAAGGCAGTTCGAGTCCCGATTCGCGGATGTCAGGTCCGAGATGAAGGTGCGGCTGAGCTATACTGcctttgccgtcacccgacctatgtgaaaggcccggggggtacctgacgggcgctacgggcgtcgcagtgctcttgttgtccggaggggcaccaggctagcggactgctaggccgttgatgttgggtcgtgggtactctgcccccgcgtgacccgccaggtacacggcttgaatctaccctgaatggttctctcttgatgtgaaggccgctcggccgtgtggaggacgggagactccggataattagtatacacgagttggtgagaattacctttaatctagtcccgctacaaaacactctcaccaacacttggcgacgtctagccgttacacgattaacacagaaaaaacaacgctactcgacattaatggttactgcggcagtctcgcgggacgcgggtcgatgctcgctggagacggccagcgccgaacattaacgggtacagggggtgctctatgagcgggctcctaaattcggcgaaacacttacgtgtgtgcagccggcaggcatatgcacggcgtccttaagtaaaaacactttcgctggagtcggccagtaccgtacgttttgtgctatgatacgtatcgcggtatcacacttaagacggtcgggataggcccggctccgcaaaatacgcgccgagtcgacgtgggcagcggtgagttaacaaaaggttttaaatttaaagatttagtacagaataagaagtaataaaatgaaagaaacttggatgctgcccacggacacacgtctgttcccggcgcggagtggttcgagactgccggacatggccgcctcgcaaggaagagaaactttctcttctttgtgagtcgacgtcaaaaaacatatattaatttaatttactatattaccagttaaaacatgttccaggtgcccaattaaaatgtagcacctggtaattgggtgcttaaggcttaacaatagttttaatgtatttaattatttaaaatgtgacatcaagttggcgactgtatttatcaacatattgtctcactgtgagctgtaatagttggatttcttctaatctgacacgatcctagtcacggacattttaattaaggccagtggccgcggtgacttttaataaggtttgttgtctattggggtcacgcccaggacgctcgcctgactcaatccggctgggcaaggggcgcgctccgaaaactggatacggtactggcggtgcggagcacgggcttaaaggccatggtcggtacgacgtcaaatgccccccccagTGGAAGACCGTCTCCGCcccgtgttcccgctcccgcGGTAAGACGACCCCCTAGCTCAGCCGGCACACTTCGACACGCGATCCCATAGCGCGTGGCGCCTTAGCGCCCGCGGCGCATgtggtgctggcgcaggcggacgccgcctcggtcgctgcgtgggcagctgggccgggaggcggcgccgcggcgcatggagtgtcggcgcaggcggacgccgcctcggtcgctgcgtgggcggctgggccgggaggcggcgccgcggcgcatggagtgtcggcgcaggcggatgccgcctcggtcgctgcgtgggcagctgggccgggaggcggcgccgcggcgcatgaggtgctaacgtaggcggacgccgcctcggtcgctgcgtgggcagctgggccgggaggcggcgccgcggcacatgaggtgctggcgcaggcggacgccgcctcggtcgctgcgtgggcagctgggccgggaggcggcgccgcggcgcatgaggtgctggtgcaggcggacgccgcctcggtcgctgcgtgggcagctgggccgggaggcggcgccgcggcgcgtgatgtgtggggcggcgtaacgagactgcccaggacgtactcggcctggtgggccgggggtcggcgctcccgtcgggggcgctctcgCGGGCTACTCCCCTCGGGGCTAATCGGGCCTTGCCGTCCGTAGGGCTGGCGTTCCCGCTCGGGTATCAGCGCCTCGGCTGGGTGAGCTCTGCCCCGGGGTGTTGTTCAGTACGAACTCCCGCAGCCTCGCGGGTCTGCGTCGTGTCCGACGGGGACGTCCAGCCCCCTCCTCGCGCGGTTGTGTGATTGTGATGCGGAAAGTTGCGTCGGCAAGGGTAGGCCGCGTGCCCCCAACCACCTCTGGTCGGGCTCGGGGGCGATTCCTCTTCGTCCTCGTctgggtcggatatgatgggttcggGGTCAGGGGTCGCTCTGGCGGGGTCGTCGGAGTCGTCCGCCGCGACTTCTGTCACCCGGCACCTGGCGTGGCGGGGCCGGCCCCTTCTCCACTGGTGCGGCGTGGTGTGAGTCTCCGTAGGTTCCTCATGCTGCGGGGGCGGCTCGCTCTCGGGGGCCTCCCCTCGTGGCGCAGTTTCTGCGGGACAGGGTGCCTCGCCGGGGTCGTGGGGTGCGTCCGCGTCCAGTTCCCCATCGCTGAGGTACTCGGGCTCGTCTGGAGCGGTGTCCTCGGCTTCCTCTCGCTGTTGCTCcagtcctccaggagggagtgcatcaagggggatgtctggtccgtctgccgtgtccccatgttcgggttcggccgggagtggttccccgggggtcgccgccactcgcaggtggtcccggtggatcttctgcacgcggcggccgcctaagtccaccatgtaggacgtcgcccccaggcgccgcatcacggtgtagggcccctcccagcggggagcgagtccggcgcagtaattgcgcggcgctgccgacagggggtacgctcgggcgtacacccgatcgccggcccgcagttgtgccgggggtcgcgctgtctggggcgtgattccctgactgtagcgggcttgtcttgcgcgtgctgcgtcgtgctcctgggttcgtcgctcgtcgcgctcctccggttgctctcctgggtgctgtacgccgtgtgttgccagctcgccgggcagcggcaggttacgcccctggatcatctcggcgggggtcatcccagtggccgcgttcacgcgccgccgaacgcagaacagtgcgtcggcgacgtggcggtcccactgggtgtggtcctcccctaggcgcagccgcagttgagttttcagatcctgattcctgcgctcggtcggattggccctggggtggtatgagggtgtggtgtggtggatgatgtgtgcctcttggcaccaccctctccaccgggccctttaggaactggctgccgttgtccgtcaagacggactccgggtagccgaaccgagtgaggaactcgcgcgtcaggacttcgatgatggtggccgcccgtgcgttgccgcaggggtaggcttctgtccagcgggtgaacatgtcggtcacgaccactaggaagcgcttaccccgcggcgagcgggggtacggccccatcacgtccagcgcgagcGTCTGGAACGGTGTTGACGGCTAGCGAGGCTGCTGTTGCTGCGTGCCGTCGCCTCTGCGGGCCTTGCGGCGCTGGCAGatctcgcactcccggacgtagacccggacatcccggttcacccccggccagtggtagtaccggcagacggctctccgggtctggtccgagcccgggtgtccggcgaggtcatgatcgtggtagaatcgcagtgttgcctcgtgcgcttcgggtgggacgtaggtcttccactcgtcctcttcccccggcggtctgttcatgacccggtcgccCCGGAACTGCCAGGCGGGGTGGTCTCCTCCGTGCGCTGTCTCGCGGCGCCGGTCGGCGTCCGGCGAGCGGCGCTGGGCCGTGAGGACACGCCGCTCTAGGTCGGCCTCGGTACTGGGGGGGGTCTTCGGTCCCCTCTACGCCGAGcgtgaggcgggtgcaggtagggtgtccgtcggcagtcgtgctggtgtgggatggaggcaggatttcgtcccactcctcgtccagcacctcccgtctgccgtctggctcgcgcgagagcaggtcggggagctgattttccgcgcctggcacgtgctcgaccgtaaagtcgaacgactgtaggagcagcacccagcgaatcagcttccccttcctcccctgcatggtgtggagccaggtgaggcagcggttgtcggtgcggagggtgaaatgcctgccctccaggtgtggacggtatttcttcacggcccacaccaccgccaagcactcctgttcgttgctgtggtaccgcctctccgccgcgccgaacttcgcgctggcgtagtccaccacctgctgttctccgtggtcgttcacctggtacagcacgactccggttcccagggcgcttgcgtccgtctggaggacgagtgggcgctcggggtcgatgcgggccagtgtgtggcaccgggtgaacgcgctcttgacggcctcgaatgccgtctgggcgggcgagccccagtggtagcggacttggggcgacaacaggtccgtcagaggcgcgatgacttgtgaaaaattcggaatatagttccggagccagttcagcagcccgatgaagcgctgcagttgcttccgggtgcgtgggacttcggccatcgcgatctgctggaggtgacctagttgggggcggttcccctccgcgttgaccacgtggcccaggaagtcgacctcg
This genomic window from Bacillus rossius redtenbacheri isolate Brsri chromosome 6, Brsri_v3, whole genome shotgun sequence contains:
- the LOC134533455 gene encoding uncharacterized protein LOC134533455 → MNTEADLERRVLTAQRRSPDADRRRETAHGGDHPAWQFRGDRREEAEDTAPDEPEYLSDGELDADAPHDPGEAPCPAETAPRGEAPESEPPPQHEEPTETHTTPHQWRRGRPRHARCRVTEVAADDSDDPARATPDPEPIISDPDEDEEESPPSPTRGGWGHAAYPCRRNFPHHNHTTARGGGWTSPSDTTQTREAAGVRTEQHPGAELTQPRR